Proteins found in one Sporosarcina sp. 6E9 genomic segment:
- the mfd gene encoding transcription-repair coupling factor, translating to MEALVDLYLQNSEITNLVEELKKGEDRQLIAGLSGGAKPVFFESLQKTIEKPILIISPNLLQAQRTYEDLVKMLGVSSVRLYPAEELVAADFSISSYELRAQRIETLDHMARVGKGIYITPIAGMRKLLPRKDSWLGNSLLVEEGATIDVENWLNQLVFMGYSRQPMVTAPGEFALRGGILDLYPIHMEDPVRIELFDTEVDSIRTFSADNQRSTGKLKALSILPASEFVWTDEDVLMMAENLEVALADSLKKMKDTEAKERLLQNITADIAQMRDGSAPEDILKYASFSKNQPATLGAYFPQEGLLVFDEIGRITEVLEALEVEEEQWFASLLEEGKIVHSAKLSFSFSDLKKQLNQQKLYLSLFIRTTPGIVVKKTITVSCKPMQQFHGQMHLLKNEMDRWQEGRYRVFLIADGTERMQKVQSILKDYDMEADLSESSSSSGRVQIIDGDLSAGFELPLQRIAVITDAELFKGKAKRRARPQKMSNAERIKSYSEIKPGDYIVHAHHGIGRYKKLETLEVSGIFKDYLHIEYRGTDKLFVPTDQIDLIQKYIASGEKEPTLHKLGGAAWKRTKSKVSAAVKDIADDLIKLYAERESEEGHAFAKDDDMLRSFENAFPYDETEDQLRSIKEIKEDMERLRPMDRLLCGDVGYGKTEVAIRAAFKAVLDGKQVAFLVPTTILAQQHYETMKERFSGFPVEVSLMNRFRTKKEQTATLKGLKAGTVDIVIGTHRLLSKDVVYRDLGLLVVDEEQRFGVTHKERLKQLKTNVDVLTLTATPIPRTLHMSMLGVRDLSVIETPPANRFPVQTYVMEHNFALVREAIEREMGRGGQVFYLYNRVEDMTKKVEEIKQLVPEARVGFANGQMGEAALESTILSFLEGEYDVLVTTTIIETGIDIPNVNTLIVHDADRMGLSQLYQLRGRVGRSNRVAYGYFLYRRDKVLTEVAESRLQAIKEFTELGSGFKIAMRDLSIRGAGNLLGSQQHGFIDSVGFDLYSQMLQEAIEEKQTGIVKADIPDVEISLQMNAYIPDDYIHDGFQKIQMYKRVKAVESDEDYSELVDEMIDRFGDLPLEVDILLRISRIKAWAKASGVESIKKQQSKIVIKLTSEGTVSTDGAKLVSDTLDLGRAIGFSMENDQLLVTVDERHTGKRTGFDVLEDLMELLATAKKETATSKSV from the coding sequence TTGGAAGCGCTTGTTGATTTATATTTACAAAATAGCGAGATTACTAATCTTGTAGAAGAGTTGAAAAAGGGTGAAGACCGTCAACTTATCGCCGGGTTATCAGGCGGGGCTAAACCGGTCTTTTTTGAGTCGTTACAAAAAACGATTGAAAAACCGATTCTCATCATTTCACCAAACCTGTTACAAGCACAGCGTACATATGAAGATTTAGTGAAAATGCTCGGTGTTTCTTCTGTTCGCCTTTATCCGGCTGAAGAACTCGTTGCTGCTGACTTCTCTATTTCAAGTTATGAGCTACGAGCGCAACGGATTGAAACACTAGATCATATGGCGCGTGTTGGTAAAGGGATTTATATTACGCCGATTGCAGGAATGAGAAAGCTTTTACCACGTAAAGATTCTTGGTTAGGCAATAGTTTGCTAGTAGAAGAAGGGGCTACAATTGACGTTGAAAATTGGCTAAATCAGCTCGTCTTTATGGGGTATTCACGACAACCGATGGTTACGGCACCCGGCGAGTTTGCGCTCCGCGGGGGAATTTTGGATTTATATCCAATCCACATGGAGGATCCGGTCAGAATTGAATTATTCGATACCGAAGTCGATTCAATTCGCACATTTTCCGCAGATAATCAGCGTTCGACTGGAAAGTTAAAGGCTCTTTCAATATTGCCGGCTTCTGAGTTTGTTTGGACGGATGAGGACGTATTGATGATGGCCGAAAATCTCGAAGTAGCACTTGCGGATAGTTTGAAGAAAATGAAAGACACTGAAGCAAAAGAGCGCTTATTACAAAACATCACGGCTGACATCGCCCAAATGAGAGACGGTTCGGCACCTGAAGATATTTTGAAATACGCATCCTTTTCCAAAAACCAACCCGCAACATTGGGCGCTTACTTTCCACAAGAAGGCTTACTTGTATTTGATGAAATCGGACGAATCACAGAAGTTTTAGAAGCACTTGAAGTCGAGGAAGAGCAATGGTTTGCTTCACTTCTCGAAGAAGGTAAAATTGTCCACTCGGCAAAACTTTCTTTTTCATTTAGTGACTTGAAAAAACAACTTAACCAACAAAAACTCTATTTATCCTTATTCATTCGAACGACGCCGGGAATAGTTGTGAAGAAAACGATCACCGTTTCCTGTAAACCGATGCAACAATTTCATGGTCAAATGCATTTATTGAAAAATGAGATGGACCGTTGGCAAGAAGGGCGATATCGTGTATTTCTAATTGCTGATGGGACCGAACGAATGCAGAAAGTGCAATCGATATTAAAAGATTACGATATGGAAGCTGATTTATCGGAAAGTTCATCCAGTAGTGGAAGGGTACAAATAATTGATGGTGATTTATCTGCAGGATTTGAATTACCACTTCAACGAATTGCCGTCATTACAGATGCTGAATTATTTAAAGGCAAAGCTAAACGACGGGCACGCCCTCAAAAGATGTCAAATGCTGAACGGATAAAAAGTTATTCGGAAATTAAACCAGGTGACTATATTGTTCATGCACATCACGGAATTGGACGTTATAAAAAACTTGAAACACTAGAAGTGTCTGGTATCTTTAAAGATTATCTTCATATTGAATATCGAGGGACAGATAAGTTGTTTGTTCCAACTGATCAAATTGATCTAATCCAAAAATATATAGCTTCCGGAGAAAAAGAACCGACGTTACACAAGCTTGGCGGGGCGGCCTGGAAGCGCACGAAAAGCAAAGTGTCAGCTGCTGTTAAAGATATTGCGGATGACCTAATCAAACTTTACGCGGAACGGGAATCCGAGGAAGGTCATGCTTTTGCCAAAGACGATGATATGCTAAGATCCTTTGAAAATGCTTTCCCATACGATGAGACGGAGGATCAACTTCGTTCAATTAAAGAAATAAAAGAGGATATGGAAAGACTGCGTCCCATGGACCGGCTGCTTTGCGGTGATGTTGGTTATGGAAAAACAGAAGTAGCAATCCGTGCTGCATTTAAAGCGGTGTTAGATGGTAAACAGGTAGCGTTCTTAGTTCCGACAACAATTCTAGCGCAGCAACATTATGAAACAATGAAGGAAAGATTTTCGGGCTTCCCGGTGGAAGTTTCCTTAATGAACCGATTCCGAACAAAAAAAGAACAAACTGCAACTTTAAAAGGGTTAAAAGCGGGTACAGTCGATATTGTTATCGGCACACATCGACTATTATCCAAGGATGTAGTTTACCGTGACTTGGGCCTACTTGTCGTTGACGAGGAGCAAAGATTCGGTGTTACGCATAAAGAACGCTTAAAGCAGCTTAAAACGAATGTAGACGTCCTGACGCTCACGGCAACACCGATACCTCGTACACTTCATATGTCAATGCTTGGCGTACGGGATCTATCTGTCATTGAAACACCGCCTGCAAACCGTTTTCCTGTTCAAACATATGTCATGGAACATAATTTTGCGCTTGTACGTGAAGCGATCGAACGCGAAATGGGAAGAGGCGGACAAGTATTTTACTTATATAATCGCGTAGAAGACATGACAAAAAAGGTTGAAGAAATCAAACAACTTGTGCCTGAAGCCCGCGTAGGCTTCGCTAACGGACAGATGGGCGAAGCTGCCCTTGAATCGACAATTTTAAGCTTTCTTGAAGGTGAATATGATGTTCTTGTCACAACGACAATCATTGAAACAGGAATTGACATACCGAATGTCAATACGTTGATCGTTCATGATGCTGACCGAATGGGTTTATCGCAGTTATACCAACTACGTGGTCGTGTTGGACGATCGAATCGTGTGGCTTATGGATATTTTCTCTATCGGCGGGACAAAGTGTTAACAGAAGTAGCGGAAAGCAGATTGCAGGCGATTAAAGAATTTACTGAACTTGGATCCGGATTCAAAATTGCGATGCGCGATTTATCAATCCGCGGTGCTGGAAATTTACTTGGTTCCCAGCAACACGGCTTTATCGATTCTGTCGGCTTTGATTTATATTCACAAATGCTTCAAGAGGCAATTGAGGAGAAGCAAACAGGTATTGTGAAAGCAGATATTCCAGATGTTGAAATATCGTTGCAAATGAATGCCTATATTCCAGATGATTATATTCATGACGGTTTCCAAAAGATTCAAATGTATAAACGTGTTAAAGCTGTCGAAAGCGATGAAGATTACTCCGAGCTTGTTGATGAAATGATTGACCGGTTTGGCGACTTACCATTAGAAGTCGATATTCTTCTGCGCATTTCGCGAATAAAAGCATGGGCGAAAGCATCAGGTGTGGAATCCATTAAAAAACAACAATCAAAAATTGTAATCAAGCTAACCTCGGAAGGCACAGTCAGTACAGATGGCGCAAAATTAGTATCGGATACACTTGATTTGGGCCGCGCCATAGGATTTTCGATGGAGAACGATCAACTCCTGGTAACTGTTGACGAACGCCATACAGGTAAGCGAACCGGGTTCGATGTTCTAGAAGATTTAATGGAATTACTGGCGACTGCTAAAAAGGAAACTGCTACTTCAAAATCCGTCTAA
- the spoVT gene encoding stage V sporulation protein T — MKATGIVRRIDDLGRVVIPKEIRRTLRIREGDPLEIFTDRDGEVILKKYSPISELGQFAKEYAETLYETLGTPALISDRDEMIAVSGLSKKDYLNRQLSPSAEEIIANRKIVTEKLEKSVEWVPGQIEQIKSYCIAPIISGGDMIGAVYLLSKVHFIGEPEQKAAETAAHFLAKQMEQ, encoded by the coding sequence ATGAAAGCAACCGGCATCGTTCGAAGAATTGATGATTTAGGAAGAGTAGTTATTCCAAAGGAAATCCGAAGAACGCTTCGAATTCGGGAAGGAGATCCGCTGGAAATATTTACAGATCGAGATGGAGAAGTGATTTTGAAAAAGTACTCCCCGATATCTGAGTTGGGGCAGTTTGCCAAAGAGTATGCGGAGACGCTTTATGAAACACTTGGAACACCGGCACTTATTAGCGACCGCGACGAAATGATTGCGGTATCTGGCCTATCGAAAAAGGATTACCTAAACCGGCAATTATCGCCTAGTGCAGAAGAGATTATTGCCAATCGAAAAATAGTAACAGAAAAACTTGAAAAATCTGTTGAGTGGGTACCTGGTCAAATTGAGCAGATAAAGTCTTACTGCATAGCGCCAATTATCTCGGGCGGAGATATGATTGGAGCAGTTTATTTACTATCCAAAGTTCACTTTATCGGGGAACCTGAACAAAAGGCAGCAGAAACAGCCGCCCATTTTTTAGCAAAACAAATGGAACAATAA
- a CDS encoding ABC transporter ATP-binding protein: MHTSIKTDNLSIGYQDHLLFENLNLSIPQGEITVFVGSNGCGKSTLLRSIARLLKPVDGSVLLEGKDIHSMSSRNVAKKMGILPQGPVSPEGLTVHDLVKQGRYPHQSWLTRWTEEDTKKTEAAMAATRISELREQALDTLSGGQRQRAWIAMTLAQDTDVILLDEPTTYLDMTHQIEILDLLFELNEQKNRTIVMVLHDLNLASRYAHNIVAIKDGGVYAQGKPEDIINCDLVRAVFGMECQVSTDPLFGTPHCVPYGRGRCIIPELRKNTGA; encoded by the coding sequence ATGCACACTTCAATAAAAACTGATAATCTATCAATCGGTTATCAAGATCATCTGCTCTTCGAAAATTTGAATTTGTCGATTCCGCAGGGCGAAATTACTGTCTTCGTCGGTAGTAATGGGTGCGGTAAATCGACACTGCTCCGTTCAATCGCCCGACTTTTGAAACCTGTAGATGGCTCTGTTTTACTTGAAGGGAAGGATATACACTCGATGTCCTCTCGTAATGTCGCAAAAAAGATGGGGATTCTTCCGCAGGGTCCGGTGTCACCAGAAGGGCTTACTGTCCATGACCTTGTGAAACAAGGACGTTATCCACACCAATCATGGCTTACAAGATGGACAGAAGAAGATACGAAAAAAACCGAAGCCGCTATGGCCGCGACGCGCATTAGTGAGCTCCGCGAACAAGCACTTGACACGTTATCGGGCGGCCAACGTCAGCGCGCATGGATTGCGATGACACTTGCTCAAGATACCGACGTCATCTTGCTTGATGAACCAACAACTTATCTAGACATGACTCACCAAATAGAAATCTTAGATTTGCTGTTTGAGTTAAACGAACAAAAGAACCGAACAATTGTCATGGTATTGCACGATTTAAATTTAGCGTCTCGATATGCGCATAATATCGTTGCCATAAAAGATGGCGGTGTGTACGCACAAGGAAAACCCGAAGACATTATTAATTGTGATTTAGTGCGTGCTGTCTTCGGGATGGAGTGCCAAGTTTCGACTGACCCACTCTTCGGTACACCGCACTGCGTTCCTTATGGTCGCGGTCGATGCATCATACCCGAGCTGAGGAAGAATACAGGTGCTTAA
- a CDS encoding ABC transporter substrate-binding protein gives MKPTLKSLFILALAAVLLVACSSNKEESKTSTNLNAEESVTITDINGEVTLDKPAIKVVALEWTYVEDLLAVGIQPVGVADIEEYHNWVNIDAKLNDDVTDVGGRQEPNLEAIAALEPDLIIGVKFRHEGMLKELEGIAPTVIFNPYPEDESVDHYQEMIDTFNEIAKAVGKTDEANKVLADLNAKYEEAKEKIENTDLKTKDIVLTNAYTGPQAPEICVLTPNSMASQIVEKIGLKNVHVPDQYEMFGSSTFNVEGLTKYEDANYLYTVQDEDNIYENQLKENAVWKNLNFVKEDRLFNLGGDTWLYGGPLSAETLLNKIVDAMVTK, from the coding sequence ATGAAGCCGACATTGAAATCTTTATTTATCTTAGCGCTAGCAGCAGTGCTTTTAGTCGCTTGTTCTTCAAATAAAGAAGAGAGTAAAACATCAACGAATCTGAATGCAGAAGAAAGTGTAACAATCACGGATATTAACGGTGAAGTGACGCTTGATAAACCTGCAATAAAAGTTGTTGCGCTTGAATGGACATATGTTGAAGATTTATTGGCGGTTGGTATTCAACCTGTCGGGGTTGCAGACATCGAGGAGTATCACAACTGGGTGAATATCGATGCCAAACTAAACGATGATGTAACAGATGTCGGGGGACGTCAAGAGCCGAACTTGGAAGCGATTGCCGCGCTTGAACCAGATTTGATAATCGGCGTAAAATTCCGTCATGAAGGCATGCTTAAAGAGTTAGAAGGAATCGCACCGACAGTTATTTTCAATCCATATCCAGAGGATGAAAGTGTTGACCATTACCAAGAGATGATTGATACATTTAATGAAATTGCAAAAGCGGTAGGTAAAACGGATGAAGCCAATAAAGTACTCGCTGACCTTAACGCAAAATATGAAGAAGCAAAAGAGAAAATCGAAAACACAGATTTGAAAACGAAAGATATTGTATTGACGAATGCATATACCGGTCCTCAGGCACCAGAAATTTGCGTGTTGACACCGAACTCAATGGCTTCGCAAATCGTTGAAAAAATCGGCTTGAAAAACGTCCATGTACCCGATCAATATGAAATGTTCGGATCCAGCACGTTTAATGTTGAAGGATTAACAAAATACGAAGATGCGAACTATTTATACACTGTTCAAGACGAAGATAATATTTATGAAAACCAACTAAAAGAGAATGCCGTTTGGAAAAACTTGAATTTCGTAAAAGAAGATCGCTTATTTAATCTCGGTGGAGATACTTGGCTATACGGCGGGCCTCTTTCAGCTGAAACATTATTGAATAAAATTGTGGATGCAATGGTAACAAAATAA
- a CDS encoding iron ABC transporter permease encodes MVKTAGGKRSFYIMVVGFFLLTLLSFIHLTQGQADYTVSQLVKEVWIEGRVQDIVLSLRLPRLVIGILAGGALAVAGAVLQTLTNNPLASASTLGINAGAYFFVVISMIFFPTVLGNFPFIVALAGAVLSSVLVVLLAGKQMEPVRVALTGMIISLLFASLTGSLQLLFENQTNGLFLWGSGTLVQLNWDGVSFAGPIIGIFFIIALILSKPMDTLSLGEDIASSLGQNVRFVKLLAWAVAIVLAAATVSVVGPIGFVGLMAPHIVRMLGVRGHFQIFLQSFLWGSVMLIGAEVLGRLIQPGQEVPVGAMTALIGGPWLLYLAWKTAKTHSRGDRQMGGTLKPVRLPIVVTVVVVLLIVVMSFALSFNGAAWTFEWLKPVIWNYRVPRVLTAFIIGVMLAVAGVLLQGVLRNPLADASILGVTSMGGAGAMMLLVLFPALPVQYMPLGAVLGATIALGIILGTSWKNNFQPMLVALMGIAISAFGSAATQVFVVKAKLAVAAALVWLSGSTYAKGWDDVQLAVLLFTLFIGPAIYLTRSLDTLTFGDDVASGLGLSVKTTRVWALVIGVAISTAAVSIVGTIGFVGLVAPHIARRLVGFRHLPLIIVSGLLGGLLLVTADFVGRIVIAPKDIPSGLIVALIGTPYLLYLLRKMK; translated from the coding sequence ATGGTCAAAACAGCAGGAGGAAAAAGATCCTTTTATATTATGGTTGTCGGTTTTTTTCTGTTGACCCTGCTTTCATTTATTCACTTAACGCAAGGGCAAGCAGATTACACGGTTTCGCAATTGGTTAAAGAAGTATGGATAGAAGGGCGCGTGCAAGACATAGTCCTTTCTTTACGCCTCCCGCGCTTAGTCATTGGGATATTGGCGGGCGGCGCTCTAGCGGTCGCGGGTGCCGTCTTACAGACGTTGACGAATAATCCGTTAGCATCCGCTAGTACGCTTGGCATAAATGCGGGCGCGTATTTCTTCGTGGTAATTTCTATGATCTTTTTTCCCACAGTTCTTGGGAATTTTCCGTTCATTGTCGCATTAGCGGGTGCTGTATTATCCTCAGTTCTTGTTGTGCTACTCGCAGGAAAACAGATGGAACCGGTACGCGTAGCACTGACGGGAATGATTATTTCGTTATTGTTTGCATCATTAACCGGATCGTTGCAATTATTATTTGAGAACCAAACAAACGGATTATTTTTATGGGGCTCGGGGACGCTTGTCCAGTTGAATTGGGACGGCGTGTCATTTGCGGGACCGATTATCGGGATATTTTTCATCATAGCGTTAATTTTATCCAAACCTATGGACACGTTATCGCTAGGTGAGGATATCGCATCGTCACTCGGTCAAAATGTCCGCTTCGTTAAGTTGTTGGCATGGGCTGTCGCAATTGTCCTTGCAGCTGCAACGGTAAGTGTTGTCGGTCCAATTGGTTTTGTTGGTTTAATGGCACCTCATATCGTTCGGATGCTTGGCGTTCGCGGCCACTTTCAAATTTTCCTGCAATCATTTTTGTGGGGAAGTGTCATGTTGATTGGGGCGGAGGTGTTAGGACGCTTAATTCAACCCGGGCAAGAAGTTCCGGTCGGAGCGATGACTGCTTTGATTGGCGGACCTTGGTTATTGTACTTGGCGTGGAAAACTGCGAAAACGCATAGCCGGGGGGATCGTCAAATGGGCGGAACGCTAAAGCCCGTGAGACTTCCTATTGTTGTAACTGTTGTTGTTGTACTTCTTATTGTTGTGATGTCATTCGCTTTATCATTTAACGGTGCCGCTTGGACATTTGAATGGTTGAAACCTGTCATTTGGAATTATCGGGTTCCGCGAGTGTTAACGGCGTTTATCATTGGCGTTATGCTTGCAGTTGCAGGTGTTTTATTGCAAGGGGTCTTACGGAATCCGTTGGCAGATGCCAGTATCTTAGGGGTGACATCGATGGGCGGCGCGGGCGCAATGATGCTTCTTGTGTTATTTCCTGCACTTCCGGTTCAATACATGCCACTTGGCGCAGTCCTCGGTGCGACCATAGCTTTAGGGATCATTTTGGGGACTTCTTGGAAGAATAATTTTCAACCGATGCTCGTTGCATTAATGGGGATTGCAATTTCTGCATTCGGATCGGCTGCGACACAAGTGTTTGTCGTGAAAGCAAAACTTGCTGTTGCGGCTGCACTCGTTTGGCTATCAGGAAGCACCTATGCAAAAGGTTGGGACGATGTTCAACTCGCAGTATTGTTATTTACATTGTTCATAGGACCTGCAATTTATTTGACGCGTAGCTTAGACACATTGACTTTTGGGGATGATGTCGCATCAGGACTGGGATTATCCGTAAAAACAACCCGTGTTTGGGCGTTGGTTATTGGCGTTGCAATAAGTACAGCGGCCGTTTCTATTGTAGGAACTATTGGTTTTGTGGGGCTTGTTGCACCGCATATCGCACGTCGACTAGTTGGATTTCGTCATCTGCCACTTATAATTGTTTCTGGATTATTAGGGGGATTGCTGCTCGTTACTGCAGATTTCGTCGGGCGAATTGTTATTGCGCCGAAAGATATTCCGAGTGGTTTGATTGTTGCGCTAATCGGTACGCCGTACTTGCTTTATTTGCTCCGTAAAATGAAATGA
- a CDS encoding Spo0E family sporulation regulatory protein-aspartic acid phosphatase, whose translation MHNNYMEERGAMRKKILLGRIKLKQRDMYMKAENLGFTHPSVIRCSQELDTLLNRYQGLTAM comes from the coding sequence ATGCATAATAATTATATGGAGGAAAGAGGAGCTATGAGAAAAAAAATACTTTTAGGCAGAATTAAATTGAAACAAAGAGATATGTATATGAAAGCAGAAAATCTTGGCTTTACTCATCCTAGCGTCATCAGATGCAGCCAAGAGTTGGATACTTTGTTAAATAGGTACCAGGGATTAACAGCGATGTAA
- a CDS encoding polysaccharide biosynthesis protein — MKTFMKGASILTVSAIIVKLLGAVYRVPFQNLVGDKGFYIYQQVYPFIGIFIVWTSYGFSVAVSKLLAESKNYGQSRAKMRIAFTYLLFLSISFFILLTVFAPFFARSMGDPQLVSLLRAGAYIVLLMPALAVLKGSFQSEGRMVPVAVSGVGEQAFRVVVILLGTWIAVRAGASLYTAGEIAMWGAVVGEFAGVVILALYFQRTFKGPLEKVDTWPVIKELTIISLSVSASSLILLLFQLVDSFTVFQILLSNGFLEETAMETKGVYDRGQPLVQMGILIASTLSLAIVPLIAHHTTKNKGKGALPFIRLTFRTAFLFGWAATAGLALVLPFVNEMLFETRTGSVALIIFAVQIFWLSLILPLTAMLQGTGKVKVPALLLIGGLIVKVISNLILVPLYDINGAAIAGNIGFALITLGLVLYFKKVWPIRIAPVRFYGWVIVATVLMIVVVLPWMILADSYIFDGLPSRLSSTIIALTSVGSGAAVFLLVVMKSRIMDEREWYLLPFGKRLATLQLRLTKRKGE, encoded by the coding sequence ATGAAAACGTTCATGAAAGGCGCATCGATTCTTACGGTATCTGCAATCATCGTCAAGTTGCTCGGTGCTGTTTACAGGGTACCGTTTCAAAACCTTGTCGGTGATAAAGGGTTTTACATTTACCAGCAAGTATATCCATTTATCGGGATTTTTATCGTCTGGACATCATACGGATTTTCGGTGGCCGTGTCTAAACTACTTGCCGAAAGTAAAAATTACGGCCAATCAAGAGCGAAGATGCGGATTGCATTTACTTATTTACTATTTTTATCGATATCATTTTTTATACTATTAACTGTATTCGCTCCGTTCTTCGCCCGTTCAATGGGCGACCCACAACTCGTATCTCTTCTTCGTGCAGGCGCTTATATCGTTCTCTTAATGCCGGCTTTGGCGGTTCTTAAAGGATCGTTTCAATCGGAAGGCCGGATGGTGCCTGTTGCTGTATCTGGAGTCGGTGAGCAGGCATTCCGTGTCGTCGTGATACTTTTGGGCACATGGATTGCCGTACGCGCAGGGGCTTCCTTATATACAGCGGGTGAAATCGCCATGTGGGGTGCAGTTGTCGGAGAATTCGCTGGGGTCGTCATTCTTGCGCTTTATTTCCAAAGAACATTCAAAGGCCCTTTAGAAAAAGTTGACACTTGGCCAGTCATCAAGGAATTAACCATAATCAGTTTGAGCGTCAGCGCAAGTTCACTAATTTTGCTGTTATTTCAGCTTGTCGATTCGTTTACAGTTTTTCAAATCTTGTTATCGAATGGTTTCTTGGAAGAGACAGCTATGGAGACCAAAGGGGTTTATGATCGTGGACAACCTCTCGTGCAAATGGGGATTTTGATAGCATCGACCCTGTCACTAGCGATTGTACCCCTCATCGCACACCACACGACGAAAAATAAGGGGAAAGGGGCGTTGCCGTTTATCCGGCTCACTTTCCGAACGGCTTTTTTATTTGGTTGGGCAGCCACAGCGGGGTTAGCACTTGTCCTTCCATTTGTGAATGAAATGCTATTTGAGACTCGTACAGGGTCCGTTGCGTTGATCATTTTTGCTGTTCAAATTTTTTGGCTTTCCCTCATTCTGCCGTTGACTGCGATGCTTCAAGGTACGGGGAAAGTTAAAGTGCCCGCTCTCCTTCTAATCGGTGGGCTTATTGTGAAAGTGATATCCAACCTCATTCTCGTTCCACTTTACGATATTAACGGGGCGGCGATTGCTGGAAATATCGGTTTTGCATTAATTACACTAGGACTTGTTCTTTATTTTAAAAAAGTCTGGCCAATCCGAATTGCTCCTGTTCGTTTCTATGGCTGGGTCATCGTCGCAACTGTGCTCATGATAGTGGTTGTGTTACCCTGGATGATACTGGCAGATTCGTATATATTTGATGGATTACCAAGTCGGCTTAGCTCAACGATTATTGCGCTCACATCTGTTGGGTCTGGCGCAGCTGTTTTCCTCCTAGTGGTTATGAAATCACGTATAATGGATGAGAGAGAATGGTATCTTCTGCCGTTTGGAAAACGTTTAGCTACATTGCAATTACGACTAACTAAAAGAAAAGGTGAATAA